A genomic segment from Luteolibacter ambystomatis encodes:
- a CDS encoding DUF1501 domain-containing protein produces the protein MKAEWFALASRRQFLTRAGKGLAWASIASLFARNGANAAGSAEEQAALLPHFAPKAKRAIYLFMAGAPSQLETWDYKPRLVERYDQDLPESVRGGQLLTGMTASQSRFPVAPSIFPFKQYGQAGHWVSDLLPHTAKMADEFAVIRSMHTDAINHEPAILLMNSGNMVQGKPSIGSWVSYGLGSMNDDLPTFVVLTSKLPIMKNIQALSSRLWSAGFLSPEHAGVALRSGGDPVIHLSNPKGVPPEIRRAMIDGVADMNRRLEARIGDPETNARIAQYEMASRMQTSVPELTDFSSEPASILEMYGPKVKEPGTYAYNCLMARRLAERGVRFTQIFHRGWDTHTELPNSMRILCEDVDRPTGALIADLKQRGLLDDTLVVWGGEFGRTVYSQGGLTKENYGRDHHPRCFSMWMAGGGVKKGVVYGETDDFSYNIVKDPVHVRDLNATILHMLGVDHERLTFRFQGLDQKLTGVEPAKVVKELLG, from the coding sequence ATGAAGGCCGAGTGGTTCGCACTCGCCTCGCGCCGCCAGTTCCTCACCCGCGCGGGCAAGGGACTGGCGTGGGCGAGCATCGCCAGCTTGTTCGCGCGCAATGGCGCGAATGCAGCGGGCAGCGCGGAAGAGCAGGCCGCGCTGTTGCCACACTTCGCACCAAAGGCGAAGCGCGCCATCTATCTGTTCATGGCGGGCGCGCCCTCGCAGCTTGAGACGTGGGACTACAAGCCGCGCCTCGTCGAGCGTTACGACCAGGACCTGCCGGAGTCGGTGCGCGGCGGCCAGTTGCTGACCGGCATGACTGCCTCGCAGTCGCGGTTTCCGGTCGCGCCCTCGATCTTCCCATTCAAGCAATACGGGCAAGCGGGTCATTGGGTCAGCGATCTGTTGCCGCACACGGCGAAGATGGCCGATGAGTTCGCGGTGATCCGGTCGATGCACACGGATGCCATCAACCACGAGCCCGCGATCCTGCTGATGAACTCGGGCAACATGGTGCAGGGTAAGCCGTCGATCGGATCATGGGTGTCTTACGGCCTCGGCTCGATGAACGACGATCTGCCGACCTTCGTGGTGCTGACTTCGAAGCTGCCCATCATGAAGAACATCCAGGCGCTGTCTTCGCGCCTGTGGTCGGCGGGCTTCCTCTCGCCCGAGCATGCCGGTGTGGCGCTTCGCTCCGGTGGCGATCCGGTGATCCACCTTTCGAATCCCAAGGGGGTGCCGCCGGAGATCCGCCGCGCGATGATCGATGGCGTCGCGGACATGAACCGTCGGCTGGAGGCGCGCATCGGTGATCCTGAGACGAACGCCCGTATCGCCCAGTATGAGATGGCCTCGCGGATGCAGACATCCGTTCCCGAGCTCACGGACTTCTCGAGCGAACCGGCTTCGATCCTCGAGATGTACGGTCCGAAGGTGAAGGAGCCGGGCACCTATGCCTACAACTGTCTGATGGCTCGCCGGCTCGCCGAGCGCGGCGTGCGTTTCACCCAGATCTTCCATCGCGGCTGGGACACTCATACGGAGCTGCCGAACAGCATGCGCATCCTGTGCGAGGATGTGGACCGCCCGACCGGAGCGCTCATCGCGGATCTCAAGCAGCGCGGCTTGCTCGATGACACGCTCGTCGTCTGGGGCGGCGAGTTTGGCCGCACCGTGTATTCGCAGGGCGGACTCACCAAGGAGAACTACGGCCGCGATCATCATCCGCGCTGCTTCTCGATGTGGATGGCCGGTGGCGGCGTGAAAAAGGGTGTCGTGTATGGCGAGACCGATGATTTCTCCTACAACATCGTGAAGGACCCGGTGCACGTAAGAGATCTCAATGCCACCATCCTCCACATGCTTGGCGTCGATCACGAACGCCTCACGTTCCGCTTCCAAGGCCTCGACCAGAAGCTCACCGGCGTGGAACCCGCGAAGGTGGTGAAGGAATTGCTGGGGTAG
- a CDS encoding DUF1553 domain-containing protein — translation MFPRAQGAPAAGTMTYNESVQPILSENCFHCHGPDSGTREPKKAPLRLDREKYAFEARENGQPVIVKGKPEASLLIKLLKTKDPDALMPPPKSHRQLTAEQIQTLETWVAQGAVYEEHWSFIPPKRPAVPKAAHPEQVTNPVDAFVQAKLASVGLPPPPVEDPRTLIRRAALDLTGLLPDAEDVEAFAKDPSPAAYQAYLQKLFATPAYAEHRARYWLDYSRYADTHGLHFDNVSSVWPYRDYVIRSFAANKPFDRFVREQLAGDLIPNADADAWIATGYIRCNVSSNEGGTIPEELLVNNTRDRTEAFGAAFLGLTVGCAACHDHKFDPTAQRDFYSLGAFFGNTAEKAWDENVSDSPPVLRLPSPDKRAPFDAAIAARSQAATGYEKRRSEAADHFKQWIAQGNKLQAVSSDKLDLHLLLNEGKGDEVRNSAPGAKTATYKADTNPLVWGESVWFWPSMRMDISSNLPMPDLGDYEATEGFSASTWANLRLKPANIGTGGGALVSRMGAQNKDDHRGWEMYSDGDRLVVHIIHKWPDQAIRVETPGVPRGEWVHLGFSYDGSGKAEGVKLFINGEERPARITHNSLQPGQTIRNALPLNIGQRYLDDRLREIALQDVRVYHRTLDAAEFSRLPYEDLGSVIVGARPDPRTWSDRERFIVLDRFFLPKADPIAAKALADMKAADATIAELGKGGDATLIARERPTPATAWVLNRGVYSARKELVTPATPEFLPNPKMATNRLELAEWLFKPENPLFARVTVNRAWQEVFGTGLVETSDDFGVMGAKPSNQELLDWLAVEFRESGWNLRHIYELLLSSYTYRQGNIVSEKALAADPLNRLLSRGPRFRMDAEMLRDTALQASGLLAAKVGGPPVKPYQPDGIWESVSMPESNTLHYKQDNGEALYRRSMYTFWKRFAPPPSLETFDAQARETVCIRRARTNTPLQALVSMNDPQFMEAARKLAERAITQSADPAARFAFLAETLLSRSLLGPEATALTANLKTYADYYRSHPEDAKALLTVGAAPANATLDPVETAIWAMMANQFLNLDETITK, via the coding sequence ATGTTTCCCCGTGCTCAAGGGGCGCCTGCTGCCGGGACCATGACGTACAATGAGTCGGTCCAGCCGATCCTTTCGGAGAATTGTTTTCATTGCCACGGGCCGGATTCCGGGACGCGGGAGCCGAAGAAGGCACCGCTGCGGCTGGACCGGGAGAAGTATGCCTTCGAGGCCCGTGAGAACGGTCAGCCGGTGATCGTGAAGGGCAAGCCGGAGGCCTCATTGCTGATCAAGCTGCTGAAGACGAAGGACCCCGATGCGCTGATGCCGCCGCCGAAGTCGCACCGGCAGCTCACGGCGGAGCAGATCCAGACGCTGGAAACGTGGGTGGCCCAGGGTGCGGTCTATGAGGAACACTGGTCTTTCATTCCGCCGAAGCGTCCGGCGGTTCCGAAGGCCGCCCATCCGGAGCAGGTGACCAATCCCGTCGATGCCTTCGTGCAGGCAAAGCTCGCGTCCGTGGGTTTGCCGCCGCCGCCGGTGGAAGACCCGCGCACATTGATCCGCCGCGCCGCGCTGGATCTAACCGGTCTGCTGCCGGACGCCGAGGATGTAGAGGCTTTCGCAAAAGATCCTTCTCCGGCTGCCTACCAAGCCTATCTCCAGAAGCTTTTCGCCACACCCGCCTATGCCGAGCACCGCGCGCGCTACTGGTTGGATTACTCGCGATACGCGGACACCCACGGCCTGCACTTCGACAATGTTTCGTCCGTCTGGCCCTATCGCGATTACGTCATCCGCTCGTTTGCCGCGAACAAGCCGTTCGACCGCTTCGTGCGCGAGCAGCTTGCCGGCGATTTGATCCCGAATGCGGATGCCGATGCATGGATCGCCACCGGCTACATCCGCTGCAACGTTTCTAGCAACGAAGGTGGCACGATTCCGGAGGAGCTGCTGGTGAACAACACCCGCGACCGCACCGAGGCTTTCGGTGCGGCGTTTCTCGGGCTCACGGTGGGTTGTGCGGCGTGCCACGATCACAAGTTCGATCCCACCGCGCAGCGTGATTTCTATTCGCTCGGCGCGTTCTTCGGAAACACCGCCGAGAAGGCCTGGGACGAGAACGTCTCGGACAGCCCGCCGGTCCTGCGCCTGCCATCGCCGGACAAGCGCGCGCCGTTCGATGCCGCCATCGCCGCGCGTTCGCAGGCCGCCACCGGGTACGAGAAACGTCGTAGCGAGGCGGCGGATCACTTCAAGCAGTGGATCGCGCAGGGCAACAAATTGCAGGCGGTCTCCTCCGACAAGCTCGACCTCCATCTGCTGCTCAACGAGGGCAAGGGTGACGAGGTGCGGAACTCCGCGCCGGGTGCGAAGACCGCCACCTACAAGGCTGATACCAATCCGCTGGTGTGGGGCGAGAGCGTCTGGTTCTGGCCGTCGATGCGGATGGACATCAGCAGCAACCTGCCGATGCCGGATCTCGGCGACTACGAGGCGACCGAGGGCTTCTCCGCCTCCACCTGGGCGAACCTGCGGCTGAAGCCCGCGAACATCGGTACTGGCGGCGGCGCGTTGGTGTCGCGCATGGGTGCCCAGAACAAGGACGACCATCGCGGTTGGGAAATGTATTCCGACGGCGACCGGCTGGTGGTCCATATCATCCACAAGTGGCCGGACCAGGCGATCCGCGTGGAGACACCCGGCGTGCCGCGCGGCGAGTGGGTGCACCTCGGCTTCAGCTACGATGGCTCCGGCAAGGCCGAGGGCGTGAAGCTGTTCATCAATGGCGAGGAGCGTCCCGCCAGGATCACCCACAATTCCCTCCAGCCCGGACAGACCATCCGCAATGCCCTGCCGCTGAACATCGGCCAGCGTTATCTGGATGACCGTCTGCGTGAGATCGCTCTTCAGGATGTGCGCGTGTATCATCGTACGCTGGATGCCGCCGAGTTCTCGCGCCTGCCTTATGAGGATCTCGGTTCGGTGATCGTCGGTGCGCGTCCCGATCCGCGGACGTGGAGTGATCGCGAGCGGTTCATCGTGCTCGACCGTTTCTTCCTGCCGAAGGCTGATCCGATCGCGGCCAAGGCCTTGGCGGATATGAAGGCTGCCGATGCCACCATCGCCGAACTCGGCAAGGGCGGCGATGCCACGCTCATTGCCCGCGAGCGTCCGACTCCGGCCACCGCCTGGGTGCTGAACCGCGGCGTTTATTCCGCCCGCAAGGAACTGGTCACACCCGCGACTCCGGAGTTCCTGCCGAATCCGAAGATGGCGACGAACCGGCTGGAGCTCGCCGAGTGGCTGTTCAAGCCGGAGAATCCGCTGTTCGCCCGTGTCACCGTGAACCGTGCGTGGCAGGAGGTGTTCGGCACCGGCCTGGTGGAGACCTCGGATGACTTCGGCGTGATGGGCGCGAAGCCCTCGAACCAGGAGTTGCTCGATTGGCTCGCCGTCGAGTTCCGCGAATCCGGGTGGAACCTCCGGCACATCTACGAACTACTGCTTTCATCGTACACCTATCGTCAGGGCAACATCGTTTCGGAAAAGGCGCTGGCCGCCGATCCCTTGAACCGACTGCTCTCGCGAGGCCCGCGCTTCCGCATGGATGCGGAGATGCTGCGCGACACCGCGCTCCAGGCCTCCGGCCTGCTGGCGGCGAAGGTCGGCGGACCACCGGTGAAGCCCTACCAACCCGATGGTATCTGGGAGTCCGTCTCGATGCCGGAGTCGAACACGCTGCACTACAAGCAGGACAACGGTGAGGCGCTCTACCGCCGCTCGATGTACACCTTCTGGAAGCGCTTCGCCCCGCCGCCCTCACTGGAGACTTTCGATGCCCAGGCGCGTGAAACAGTGTGCATCCGCCGTGCCCGCACGAACACGCCGTTGCAGGCTTTGGTCAGCATGAACGACCCGCAGTTCATGGAGGCCGCGCGCAAGCTCGCCGAGCGTGCGATCACGCAAAGCGCCGATCCCGCCGCGCGCTTCGCCTTCCTCGCAGAGACGCTGCTTTCACGATCCCTGCTGGGACCGGAAGCCACCGCGCTCACCGCGAATCTGAAAACCTACGCCGACTATTATCGCAGCCATCCGGAAGACGCGAAGGCGCTCCTCACCGTGGGCGCGGCTCCTGCCAATGCCACCCTCGATCCGGTCGAAACCGCGATCTGGGCGATGATGGCGAACCAATTCCTCAACCTCGACGAAACCATCACCAAGTGA
- a CDS encoding DUF2726 domain-containing protein, producing MERLLGWLPSAKPRTSPTTDQFDHAASRTWRSRTALTPAELSFLHLLTRVVDGRFLILTKTRMADLFGLRRSEESLPAFDRIGRQHVDFVLCDPRTSEMLAAIEVDDRPLDHPDRVDRDRFMDRLFAWNRLPLIRIPSTFVYAPEKLRRELSRALGEQELQAV from the coding sequence ATGGAAAGACTTCTCGGATGGCTCCCTTCCGCGAAGCCCCGTACCTCCCCCACCACCGATCAATTCGACCACGCCGCCAGCCGTACTTGGCGGAGCCGGACCGCCCTCACCCCGGCGGAATTGTCCTTTCTTCATCTCCTCACCCGCGTCGTCGACGGACGATTTTTGATCCTGACGAAGACGCGGATGGCCGATCTTTTCGGCCTGCGCCGCAGCGAGGAATCGCTTCCGGCCTTTGATCGCATCGGCCGCCAGCACGTGGACTTCGTGCTCTGCGATCCACGCACGTCCGAAATGCTCGCCGCCATCGAAGTGGATGATCGTCCTCTGGATCATCCGGACCGTGTGGACCGCGACCGCTTCATGGACCGCCTTTTCGCCTGGAACCGTCTGCCGTTGATCCGCATCCCGTCGACCTTCGTCTACGCGCCGGAGAAGCTCCGCCGCGAGTTGTCGCGGGCGCTCGGCGAGCAAGAGCTCCAGGCCGTCTGA
- a CDS encoding TlpA family protein disulfide reductase has product MKWSSVLLAAALAVSFQARAEEPKAAEPKPAPAAKKIWAEAYLGKKAPELKVEKWLTEKPATEGKFVMIDFWATWCGPCRKAIPELNKFQEKFRDKLVVIGISDEEEAKVKPFSEKEIRYSSAIDTKGETKKAMKVSGIPHVILLNPKGVVVWEGFPLLDGYELTEDVVKRLLEAKVE; this is encoded by the coding sequence ATGAAATGGAGTTCCGTCCTGCTGGCCGCTGCCCTTGCGGTTTCGTTCCAAGCCCGCGCGGAGGAACCGAAAGCCGCAGAGCCCAAGCCCGCTCCCGCCGCCAAGAAGATCTGGGCGGAAGCCTATCTGGGAAAGAAGGCGCCCGAGTTGAAAGTGGAGAAGTGGCTGACGGAAAAACCGGCCACCGAGGGCAAGTTCGTGATGATCGATTTCTGGGCCACTTGGTGCGGGCCGTGCCGCAAGGCGATCCCGGAGCTCAACAAGTTCCAGGAAAAGTTCCGGGACAAGCTGGTGGTCATCGGCATTTCCGATGAGGAGGAAGCCAAGGTGAAGCCCTTCAGTGAAAAAGAGATCCGCTATTCCAGCGCCATCGACACCAAGGGCGAGACGAAGAAGGCGATGAAGGTGAGCGGCATCCCGCACGTGATCCTTCTCAATCCGAAGGGAGTCGTGGTGTGGGAGGGATTCCCGCTGTTGGACGGCTATGAACTCACCGAGGACGTGGTGAAGAGGCTGCTTGAGGCGAAGGTGGAGTGA
- a CDS encoding YceI family protein, translating into MIAPSALATELASAHPPVVLDVRLADDYEACHIAGALNNAVFEVSFNERFPAQLPDKARPVCIYGASGSSHEAGMAVEKLERAGYTDVAELEGGLEAWLAAGLPNTCGAPLPPAPAVPHGRLLVDLEHSRIGWTGRNLLNHHHGYVPVKSGWLDFVNGRLTGGEIDIDLEHIGCNDLAGTDYHAVLIRHLHDHDFFDVARFPEARLVITSATHLDAGSPGAPNLHVHADLTMKGQTHPIEFAAASGVTAEGQAAAQASFAIDRTRWGVLYGSGKFFHRLAGHLVNDFIEFEVKIVTG; encoded by the coding sequence ATGATCGCTCCCTCCGCCCTGGCCACGGAACTCGCTTCCGCCCATCCGCCCGTGGTCCTCGATGTCCGCCTCGCGGACGACTACGAGGCCTGCCACATCGCAGGCGCGCTGAACAACGCCGTCTTCGAGGTTTCCTTCAACGAACGCTTCCCTGCCCAGCTTCCGGACAAGGCCCGTCCCGTTTGCATCTACGGGGCTTCTGGTAGCAGCCACGAGGCCGGCATGGCCGTGGAGAAACTCGAGCGCGCCGGTTATACCGATGTCGCGGAGCTGGAAGGCGGTCTCGAAGCCTGGCTCGCCGCCGGTTTGCCAAACACCTGCGGTGCGCCGCTGCCGCCCGCACCTGCGGTTCCGCATGGCCGCCTGCTGGTGGATCTGGAGCACTCGCGCATCGGCTGGACCGGCCGCAACCTGCTCAACCACCATCACGGCTACGTGCCCGTGAAATCCGGCTGGCTGGATTTCGTGAACGGTCGTCTCACGGGCGGTGAGATCGATATCGATCTGGAGCACATCGGCTGCAACGACCTCGCAGGCACCGACTACCACGCCGTCCTGATCCGCCATCTGCACGACCACGATTTCTTCGATGTCGCGCGTTTCCCGGAAGCGCGTTTGGTCATTACCTCCGCCACCCATCTCGATGCGGGCAGCCCCGGCGCTCCGAATCTCCACGTCCACGCGGATCTGACGATGAAGGGGCAGACGCACCCGATCGAGTTCGCCGCCGCTTCCGGTGTCACCGCCGAGGGCCAGGCCGCCGCGCAGGCGTCGTTCGCCATCGACCGCACCCGCTGGGGCGTTCTCTACGGCTCCGGCAAATTCTTCCACCGCCTCGCCGGACACCTCGTGAACGACTTCATCGAGTTCGAGGTGAAGATCGTGACGGGGTGA
- a CDS encoding monovalent cation:proton antiporter-2 (CPA2) family protein — MAFESVFLQAFIYLAAALVAVVAGKRLGLGAVLGYLIIGAAIGPWGLGLIGGESEQITHFAEFGVVVMLFLVGLEMRPTELWRMRRQIFGLGGMQVVLCSLGLAAAAVAFGCHWKPALAMGLILAMSSTAIVLQSLAEKNLLRTEAGQNSFAVLLFQDLAVIPIIAALPLLATGGAREAAAHASHDWMEGWPAWGRGLVTLGAVVLVVIIARLATRPLFRAIAKTRQREAFTAASLILIIGIALLMTKVGLSAALGTFVAGVVLANSEYRHELESDLEPFKGLLLGLFFLGVGVGIDFGHIGRFPGTVLGLAAGLIVVKAVLIYGLARLHRSPRESSFVFAAALAGGGEFAFVLIGLAISSGVFNETQAKTLTAGVAISMAATPLLILASHRLTARAMKKPVSDRESDLHDEGAPVIICGFGRFGHIVGRLLRTQGVHSTVLDNDPDQVDTLRAIGMPVFFGDAGRPDMLLTAGAARAKILVITLKDPAITLNIIETARKYFPHLQIFVRAYSRAEAYELLDAGEQRIYRDTLDSSLTMGTDVLRELGMPAYTAYRAAKLYRRRDEVFLRKMAKHRHQDDDAFLSAAREVQKTLDKVMREEPGHGIGDEGWSPPLADPNKETP; from the coding sequence GTGGCATTCGAAAGCGTTTTCCTCCAGGCCTTCATTTACCTCGCCGCCGCGCTGGTGGCGGTGGTGGCGGGCAAGCGGCTTGGCCTTGGCGCCGTGCTCGGGTATCTCATCATCGGCGCGGCCATTGGTCCGTGGGGCCTCGGCCTGATCGGAGGGGAGAGCGAGCAGATCACCCACTTCGCCGAGTTCGGAGTGGTGGTGATGCTGTTCCTCGTCGGCCTCGAAATGCGGCCCACCGAACTGTGGCGGATGCGGCGACAGATCTTCGGATTGGGCGGCATGCAGGTGGTGCTGTGTTCGCTGGGCTTGGCCGCTGCGGCGGTGGCCTTCGGTTGCCACTGGAAACCGGCGCTGGCGATGGGGCTGATCCTTGCGATGTCCAGTACCGCCATTGTGCTGCAATCGCTGGCGGAGAAGAACCTGCTGCGCACCGAGGCGGGCCAAAACTCCTTCGCCGTGCTGCTGTTCCAGGATCTGGCGGTGATTCCGATCATCGCCGCGCTGCCCTTGCTGGCTACCGGCGGTGCCCGTGAGGCGGCGGCCCATGCCTCGCATGATTGGATGGAAGGCTGGCCCGCATGGGGCAGGGGCCTGGTCACGCTTGGTGCGGTGGTGCTGGTGGTCATCATCGCGCGGCTCGCCACCCGGCCGTTGTTCCGGGCCATCGCCAAGACCCGCCAGCGCGAGGCTTTCACCGCCGCATCGCTGATCCTCATCATCGGCATCGCCCTTCTGATGACGAAGGTCGGCCTCTCCGCCGCCCTCGGTACCTTCGTGGCCGGCGTGGTGCTGGCGAACAGCGAGTACCGCCACGAATTGGAAAGCGACCTGGAGCCGTTCAAGGGGCTGCTGCTCGGGTTGTTCTTCCTCGGCGTGGGGGTGGGCATCGACTTCGGGCACATCGGACGTTTTCCCGGTACGGTGCTTGGCCTGGCCGCCGGGTTGATCGTGGTGAAGGCGGTGCTGATCTACGGACTGGCCCGGCTGCACCGCTCGCCGCGGGAGTCTTCGTTCGTCTTCGCCGCGGCGCTCGCGGGTGGCGGGGAATTTGCCTTCGTCCTCATCGGGTTGGCGATCAGCTCCGGGGTGTTCAATGAAACCCAGGCCAAGACGCTCACCGCAGGCGTGGCGATCTCGATGGCGGCGACCCCGCTGCTCATTCTCGCCAGCCATCGTCTCACCGCCCGTGCCATGAAAAAGCCGGTGTCCGATCGCGAGAGCGACCTCCATGACGAGGGCGCGCCGGTCATCATCTGCGGCTTCGGCCGCTTCGGCCACATCGTGGGCCGCCTGCTGCGCACGCAGGGGGTTCACAGCACGGTGCTCGACAACGATCCGGACCAAGTGGACACGCTGCGGGCGATCGGCATGCCGGTGTTCTTCGGCGATGCGGGCCGGCCGGACATGCTGCTCACCGCCGGAGCCGCCCGCGCGAAGATCCTCGTGATCACGCTGAAGGATCCGGCGATCACGCTGAACATCATCGAAACCGCGCGGAAATACTTCCCGCACCTCCAGATCTTCGTGCGCGCCTACAGCCGTGCCGAGGCCTACGAACTGCTGGATGCGGGCGAGCAGCGCATCTATCGTGACACCCTCGATTCCTCGCTCACGATGGGCACCGATGTCCTCCGCGAGCTGGGCATGCCCGCCTACACCGCCTACCGCGCCGCCAAGCTCTACCGCCGCCGCGACGAAGTCTTCCTCCGCAAGATGGCCAAGCACCGCCACCAGGACGATGACGCCTTCCTCTCCGCCGCCCGCGAGGTGCAGAAGACGCTCGACAAGGTCATGCGCGAGGAACCCGGCCACGGGATCGGAGATGAAGGCTGGTCACCGCCCCTCGCAGATCCTAACAAAGAAACGCCATGA
- a CDS encoding NAD(P)H-dependent oxidoreductase, with the protein MPPEAMGKVLVIFAHPAFHRSRTNRVLVEAARSAEGVTVHDLYETYPDFLIDARAEQRLLEEHDAVVLQHPFFWYSSPALVKEWLDLVLQYGWAYGEKGDALRGKVMAQAITAGGPEDAYQREGTNHFSVRELLSPFEQTARLCGMAYAEAFTVHAANHIGDPDRTAAGERYVEWLTAIRDGSASLWLPGPG; encoded by the coding sequence ATGCCTCCTGAAGCGATGGGCAAGGTGCTGGTGATATTCGCGCATCCGGCGTTCCATCGCTCGCGGACGAACCGCGTGCTGGTGGAAGCCGCCCGGTCTGCGGAAGGCGTGACGGTCCACGACCTCTACGAGACCTATCCGGATTTTCTCATCGATGCCCGCGCGGAGCAGCGTCTGCTGGAGGAACACGATGCCGTGGTCCTCCAGCATCCATTTTTCTGGTACAGCAGTCCGGCGCTGGTGAAGGAGTGGCTCGATCTGGTGCTGCAATACGGTTGGGCCTATGGCGAAAAAGGTGATGCGCTGCGGGGCAAGGTGATGGCACAGGCCATCACCGCGGGCGGTCCCGAGGATGCCTACCAGCGTGAAGGCACGAACCATTTTTCCGTCCGCGAACTGCTGTCTCCCTTCGAACAAACCGCGCGCCTGTGTGGCATGGCGTATGCCGAGGCCTTCACCGTTCACGCGGCGAATCACATCGGGGATCCGGACCGCACCGCTGCGGGCGAACGATACGTGGAATGGCTCACGGCAATCCGCGACGGTTCGGCCTCGCTCTGGTTGCCGGGTCCGGGTTAG
- a CDS encoding VOC family protein: protein MSESHIPEGYHSVTPSLTVADAPAALEFYKAALGAVEIFRMPDEKTGKIMHAEIAIGNSRIMLSSEFPEWGCVAPEVGQGGAFMIYVPDTDAAYAQAIAAGATSLQEPTDMFWGDRTSRVADPHGYRWSLATHVRDVSEEEIVKAAKEWDCNAS from the coding sequence ATGTCCGAGTCACACATCCCCGAAGGCTATCACAGCGTCACCCCGTCCCTGACCGTCGCCGATGCACCGGCGGCACTGGAGTTTTACAAGGCCGCGCTGGGTGCGGTGGAGATTTTCCGCATGCCGGATGAGAAAACCGGGAAGATCATGCACGCGGAAATCGCGATCGGGAATTCCCGCATCATGCTCTCCAGCGAGTTCCCGGAATGGGGCTGCGTGGCTCCGGAGGTGGGCCAGGGTGGCGCCTTCATGATCTACGTCCCGGATACGGATGCTGCTTACGCGCAGGCCATCGCCGCCGGTGCCACCTCTCTGCAGGAGCCCACCGATATGTTTTGGGGTGACCGCACCTCCCGCGTCGCCGATCCTCACGGCTACCGCTGGAGTCTCGCCACCCACGTCCGCGATGTCTCGGAGGAAGAGATCGTGAAGGCGGCGAAGGAGTGGGATTGCAATGCCTCCTGA
- a CDS encoding L,D-transpeptidase family protein, translating to MSRALFLLAPLVIATSLVSCTIGPLTTISAPHLAPDPDRHLFDWQDDGGPGEVAVKINLSTQRATYTRGGRPIGWSYVATGKEGHGTPPGRYSITEKLEDKYSGSYGWIEDEFGNTVNGDATPRTRVPKGCRYVPAPMPFWMRITGYGIGMHAGIIPNPGEPASHGCIRLPKPFAPILFDSVRVGTPVTITYGG from the coding sequence ATGTCCCGCGCGCTCTTTCTACTGGCCCCTCTGGTCATCGCCACAAGTCTGGTTTCCTGCACCATCGGCCCGCTGACGACGATATCCGCCCCGCATCTGGCACCGGATCCGGACCGGCATCTCTTCGATTGGCAGGACGATGGCGGCCCGGGCGAGGTGGCGGTGAAGATCAATTTAAGCACCCAGCGGGCGACCTACACCCGCGGCGGCCGTCCCATCGGCTGGTCCTATGTGGCCACCGGCAAGGAAGGCCACGGCACGCCGCCGGGGCGCTACTCGATCACCGAGAAACTGGAGGACAAGTACTCCGGCTCCTACGGCTGGATTGAGGACGAGTTCGGCAACACGGTGAATGGAGACGCCACCCCGCGCACCCGCGTACCGAAGGGCTGCCGCTACGTGCCGGCTCCCATGCCATTCTGGATGCGCATCACCGGCTATGGCATCGGCATGCATGCCGGCATCATTCCGAATCCCGGGGAACCCGCCTCGCACGGCTGCATCCGCCTGCCGAAGCCCTTCGCGCCGATTCTCTTCGACAGCGTCCGCGTCGGCACTCCGGTGACGATCACGTACGGCGGTTGA
- a CDS encoding flavodoxin family protein: protein MKTAVVYFSGTGNTAKMAEAVLTGAQSVAGIDAEIHAIEGKDIVEGRFTNEALLASLDAADAIIFGSPTYMGGPAAQFKAFADATASRWFGQGWKDKLAAGFTVSNSPSGDKLGTLQYFQILAAQHGMLWVTLGLLPNIEPPGLNRLGSFGGAMGQAGQLELSDLDKATGRVLGERVASVALKLKA, encoded by the coding sequence ATGAAAACCGCCGTCGTTTATTTCTCCGGCACCGGTAATACCGCCAAGATGGCGGAAGCCGTGCTCACAGGCGCGCAGTCCGTCGCCGGCATTGACGCCGAGATCCACGCCATCGAAGGCAAGGACATTGTCGAAGGCCGCTTCACCAACGAGGCGCTGCTCGCATCGCTGGATGCCGCGGACGCGATCATTTTCGGCTCGCCCACCTACATGGGTGGCCCGGCCGCGCAGTTCAAGGCCTTCGCCGATGCCACTGCCAGCCGCTGGTTTGGCCAGGGTTGGAAGGACAAGCTGGCCGCCGGATTCACCGTTTCGAACTCCCCGAGCGGCGACAAGCTCGGCACGCTCCAGTACTTCCAGATCCTCGCCGCCCAGCACGGCATGCTGTGGGTGACGCTCGGGTTGCTGCCGAACATCGAGCCTCCCGGCCTCAACCGCCTCGGCTCGTTCGGCGGCGCCATGGGCCAGGCCGGACAGCTCGAACTGTCCGATCTGGACAAGGCCACCGGCCGGGTGCTGGGAGAGCGGGTCGCCTCGGTGGCCCTGAAACTCAAGGCCTGA